From the Manis pentadactyla isolate mManPen7 chromosome 7, mManPen7.hap1, whole genome shotgun sequence genome, one window contains:
- the RNF32 gene encoding RING finger protein 32 isoform X4, whose translation MLKNKGHSTKQDNLAVTAVALQDHILHGLQLRNLSIADHFKTKAPKRKNRSTSLRNTKAIIDTGLKKTTQGPKVEDPEKEYVLDPEPPPLTLAQKLGLFEPPPLPLSSDEWEKVKQRSLQQGDSAQPCPICKEEFELRSQVLLSCSHVFHRACLQAFEKFTDKKTCPLCRKYQYQTRVIHDGARLFKIECATRVQACWRGHVVRKWYRDLRRAVPPADAKLRRKFFEEKV comes from the exons ATGTTAAAAAATAAG ggTCATTCAACTAAACAAGATAATCTAGCAGTCACTGCAGTTGCTTTACAAGATCACATTTTACATGGTCTTCAACTTCGAAATCTTTCCATAGCAGATCATTTTAAGACAAAGGCACCAAAGAGAAAGAACAGATCCACATCCCTAAGAAATACAAAAGCAATAATAGATACTGGACTTAAGAAAACTACACAAGGCCCTAAAGTGGAAGATCCGGAAAAAGAATATGTTCTTGATCCAGAACCACCACCATTAACTTTAG CACAGAAGCTGGGCCTCTTTGAACCGCCCCCACTACCACTGTCATCAGATGAATGGGAAAAGGTGAAACAGAGGTCCCTCCAGCAAGGGGATTCCGCGCAGCCGTGCCCAATATGCAAAGAAGAATTTGAACTTCGCTCCCAG GTGCTGCTCTCCTGCTCCCACGTGTTCCACAGG GCATGCCTTCAAGCTTTTGAGAAGTTCACAGATAAAAAAACCTGTCCTCTCTGCAGAAAATACCAGTATCAAACCAGGGTGATTCACGATGGGGCCCGGCTATTCAAAATAGAGTGTGCAACAAG GGTCCAGGCCTGCTGGAGGGGACACGTGGTGAGGAAGTGGTACCGAGACCTGAGGAGAGCCGTGCCTCCCGCAGACGCCAAGCTGAGGAGGAAGTTCTTTGAAGAAAAG GTTTAA